A region from the Kiritimatiellia bacterium genome encodes:
- the proB gene encoding glutamate 5-kinase: MPTEVLSPDRARLRQSKRIVVKVGSRVLVRDDGRPDPRRFRALAADVAALRAEGREMVVVSSGAIASGMEVLGWKRRPRFLPDLQAAAAVGQLRLMALYERAFARHGCTIAQILLTHDALAARERHLNARRTLANLLRHRIIPIINENDTVAVEEIKFGDNDLLAALVALLVDADLLVLLTTVDGLQAPRPDGSRERVPWLPSVTPAHLKMVFGSANEISTGGMDSKLKSAHNVARAGIPVVIADGRVAGNIVRVAHGEDVGTLIGRPDRARRWTARDRWIGFFHRPTGAVVVDDGACRALVEHKRSLLPVGIRAVHGQFKPGAVIDIRNTAGETVARGLCSYSADDLRRIQGRPTREIAAILGACPYEEAVHRDHMIVLAGDTGANRP; the protein is encoded by the coding sequence ATGCCAACTGAAGTTCTATCGCCCGACCGCGCCCGGCTCCGGCAGTCGAAGCGGATCGTCGTCAAGGTCGGCAGCCGGGTCCTTGTGCGAGACGATGGCCGGCCCGACCCGCGTCGCTTCCGCGCACTCGCCGCCGATGTCGCGGCCCTGCGCGCCGAAGGGCGGGAGATGGTCGTGGTCAGTTCCGGTGCGATCGCGTCGGGCATGGAGGTGCTGGGGTGGAAGCGGCGGCCACGGTTTCTGCCGGACCTGCAAGCGGCCGCCGCGGTCGGCCAGCTCCGGCTGATGGCGCTCTACGAGCGCGCATTCGCGCGGCACGGGTGCACGATTGCGCAGATTCTGCTCACGCACGACGCGCTGGCGGCCCGCGAGCGGCACCTCAACGCCCGTCGGACTCTGGCGAACCTGCTCCGGCACCGGATCATCCCGATCATCAACGAGAACGACACTGTCGCGGTGGAGGAAATCAAGTTTGGCGACAACGACCTTCTGGCCGCGCTCGTCGCGCTGCTGGTCGACGCCGATCTGCTGGTGTTGCTGACCACCGTGGACGGCCTGCAGGCGCCGCGCCCGGACGGAAGCCGTGAGCGGGTGCCCTGGCTGCCGTCGGTGACACCGGCGCACTTGAAAATGGTTTTTGGATCTGCGAACGAGATTTCCACGGGCGGCATGGACTCGAAATTGAAGTCGGCCCACAACGTGGCACGGGCGGGGATTCCGGTGGTGATCGCGGACGGCCGTGTGGCCGGCAACATCGTGAGGGTCGCGCACGGGGAGGACGTGGGTACGCTGATTGGCCGCCCGGACCGTGCGCGGCGCTGGACCGCCCGGGACCGCTGGATCGGCTTCTTCCATCGGCCCACGGGCGCGGTGGTGGTGGACGACGGCGCGTGTCGTGCGCTGGTGGAGCACAAACGTAGTCTGCTGCCGGTCGGGATCCGCGCGGTGCACGGCCAGTTCAAACCCGGGGCGGTGATTGACATCCGGAACACCGCTGGCGAGACCGTCGCTCGCGGCCTGTGCTCGTACAGCGCAGACGACCTGCGACGGATTCAGGGTCGACCGACGCGGGAGATCGCCGCAATTTTGGGCGCCTGTCCCTACGAGGAAGCCGTCCATCGCGATCACATGATCGTGCTGGCGGGCGACACCGGAGCGAACCGACCATGA
- the msrB gene encoding peptide-methionine (R)-S-oxide reductase MsrB, translating to MSRTRSGDEVEVFLVESNALVRRPVVRRSDEEWRRRLTPEQYRVTRQGGTECAFTGEFYRHKGRGLYRCVGCGLALFRSDDKFESGTGWPSFVKPVHRANLRELEDRSHGMVRTEIRCALCDAHLGHVFADGPPPTGLRYCINSAALAFEPENEGRAGR from the coding sequence ATGTCGCGCACGCGCTCGGGCGATGAGGTCGAGGTCTTTTTGGTCGAGTCCAATGCGCTGGTGCGCCGGCCGGTGGTCCGACGCAGCGACGAGGAGTGGCGGCGTCGTCTGACGCCGGAGCAATACCGTGTGACGCGACAGGGCGGTACGGAGTGCGCGTTCACCGGTGAGTTTTACCGGCACAAGGGCCGTGGACTCTACCGGTGTGTCGGCTGCGGGCTTGCGCTGTTTCGATCCGACGATAAGTTCGAATCTGGGACCGGCTGGCCAAGCTTTGTGAAGCCGGTCCACCGGGCGAACCTGCGGGAGTTGGAGGATCGCAGCCACGGCATGGTACGCACCGAGATCCGCTGTGCGCTGTGCGACGCACATCTTGGCCATGTGTTCGCGGACGGACCGCCGCCGACGGGTCTGCGATACTGCATCAACTCGGCGGCACTCGCGTTCGAACCGGAGAACGAGGGGCGGGCAGGTCGCTGA
- a CDS encoding NPCBM/NEW2 domain-containing protein, which produces MRPLGSVFCALTVGTAVSIVTPARATATGPPTRPPPVRVVYFVPADREPLSNRAERLTRTLEDVRRFYRDGMAAAGLGPLTFDLERDSDGRVVLHEVRGRHPSDAYGRNDAAKVRDEVRTALAARGIDADRELLLIVQVLLRWQDGRAIEVGPYVGGGDGRFGAAHVYDDERLDASRLASREPGGWYGGKPCSIGRFNTHYIGGIAHELGHAFGLPHDRETAEDRAMRGRSLMGSGNHTYGEERRGEGPGAFLSTVSAMQLRYARAFAGDLPDAHVRPTAEFPSFEADYSNGAVVLTGVVTGTPPVWAVAVWNDPMWIAGDYDAVAWGSPTDPQGRFRLAIRELETGRYELRLRALHTNGRTSLRRFTYTVDANGVPDVIALRTALPLASAVQAWLQRDEAAVRRLASTVMSIAPAGHESYRKAAHLLERLAPAPPGPPPAVRPPDVTRVELSHAKMTEASVGWGRVMRDEAPEVVFIELNGEFVPRGLWAHAPARHVFDLGGRWRCFRSRCGVHDHGRGTVRFVVRADGRELYRSATIRAGQAVGIELDVSGAQQLEMIVEDAGDGRNGDWGVWADPVVER; this is translated from the coding sequence ATGCGACCGCTCGGTTCCGTGTTCTGCGCCCTAACTGTGGGCACCGCCGTTTCCATCGTCACACCCGCGCGCGCCACCGCGACAGGTCCCCCAACCCGCCCCCCACCGGTCCGCGTGGTCTACTTCGTTCCTGCCGATCGCGAACCGCTCTCGAATCGAGCGGAACGCCTGACCCGCACCCTCGAGGACGTCCGCCGCTTCTACCGGGACGGTATGGCCGCCGCTGGGTTGGGGCCGCTCACGTTTGACCTTGAGCGGGATTCAGACGGCCGGGTGGTGCTGCACGAGGTCCGCGGGCGGCATCCGTCCGACGCCTATGGCCGGAACGACGCCGCCAAAGTCCGCGATGAGGTGCGAACGGCGCTGGCCGCGCGCGGCATTGATGCGGACCGCGAACTGCTGCTGATCGTGCAGGTGCTGCTCCGCTGGCAGGACGGACGCGCAATCGAGGTGGGGCCCTACGTCGGCGGCGGCGACGGCCGGTTTGGTGCCGCGCACGTCTACGACGATGAACGGCTCGACGCTAGCCGGCTCGCCTCGAGGGAGCCCGGCGGCTGGTACGGCGGTAAGCCCTGCTCGATCGGCCGGTTCAACACGCACTACATCGGCGGAATCGCCCACGAGCTCGGGCACGCGTTTGGGCTGCCGCATGACCGCGAGACCGCGGAGGACCGCGCGATGCGCGGCCGCTCGCTGATGGGCAGTGGTAACCACACGTACGGCGAGGAGCGCCGGGGAGAGGGGCCCGGCGCTTTCCTCAGCACGGTCAGCGCGATGCAGCTGCGGTACGCACGCGCGTTCGCCGGCGACCTGCCCGATGCGCATGTGCGACCGACGGCGGAGTTTCCCTCGTTCGAGGCGGACTACTCCAACGGCGCCGTCGTCCTCACCGGCGTGGTCACCGGCACGCCCCCCGTGTGGGCGGTCGCGGTGTGGAACGACCCGATGTGGATCGCGGGCGACTACGACGCGGTGGCGTGGGGCAGTCCAACGGATCCGCAGGGGCGTTTCCGGCTCGCCATTCGCGAGCTCGAGACCGGCCGTTACGAGCTCCGCCTCCGCGCCCTGCACACCAACGGTCGGACTTCCCTTCGCCGTTTCACGTACACCGTGGATGCCAACGGTGTGCCGGATGTGATCGCGCTGCGAACCGCGCTACCCCTCGCGTCAGCGGTGCAAGCGTGGCTGCAGCGCGACGAGGCGGCAGTGCGCCGGCTGGCGTCAACGGTCATGAGCATCGCGCCGGCCGGTCATGAGTCGTACCGCAAAGCAGCTCACCTGCTCGAGCGGCTGGCGCCAGCGCCCCCCGGACCACCACCCGCCGTCCGGCCACCGGACGTCACCCGCGTGGAACTTTCCCACGCAAAAATGACCGAGGCCTCCGTCGGCTGGGGGCGGGTCATGCGCGACGAGGCGCCGGAGGTCGTGTTCATCGAGCTGAATGGAGAATTTGTTCCGCGCGGTCTCTGGGCCCATGCGCCGGCCCGCCACGTGTTCGATCTCGGCGGGAGATGGCGCTGTTTTCGGTCCCGCTGCGGCGTCCACGATCACGGGCGCGGCACGGTGCGGTTCGTGGTGCGCGCGGACGGCCGTGAGCTGTACCGCTCTGCGACCATCCGGGCGGGCCAAGCGGTCGGGATCGAGCTCGACGTCAGTGGCGCGCAGCAGCTGGAGATGATTGTCGAGGACGCCGGCGATGGTCGCAATGGGGACTGGGGCGTCTGGGCGGACCCGGTGGTTGAGCGCTGA
- a CDS encoding acyl-[ACP]--phospholipid O-acyltransferase, with the protein MTPTGQRAGICNGGAPSPTAGDLRLPRSFHWLNATQFLGALNDNLFKLLVTFAVIRLLGESASELAAGLGGLLFALPFLLFTPAAGVLADRISKRNILVGAKALEVAVMLAGAFALAQQSAPMLFGVLFLMSAQSALFGPAKYGIIPEIAGRERLSRANSQIVMATYLAIIIGTFVAPGSVRLLGNRVAPAGWICVAVAVAGLLTSFGIEPTPAAGVRRRPSWLFWSDVIRPLRSVREDRYLLLAIAGLAYFSMVGAYLQLNLIPYGIRHLGWSEVDSGFLFVGAAVGIGLGAGLAGWWSGRNVEFGVVPLGAALLAASAIAIGTTARPAVAAVSAVTAGIGAGLFVVPLEAFVQMRCPRDRLGGVLAANNFLSWIGVLAGSGLLLAMHRWAGLPVARGFQAVGALTLLLTAVTLAVLPDFLARFAAVVVTRTVYRVRALGLENLPIEGGALLVANHVSYLDALHMLACQQRRIRFLMHRPIYEQHPLRPIFRLMGCIPIAPDDPPRRLVAALREAREALDRGFLVCVFAEGALTRSGFMTAFRPGFERIVRGSQHPVIPVYLGGTWGSVFSRYRPRDHARVPVRFPRQVTVVFGRPMSPDSTAAEVRAAVQELSVVYFNDLKPRRRPLGHAWVRAARRNWRRIVMTDTLGRRLTGGRALIASIALARQLAPRVRGHPAVGVLLPPSVGGALANLALALLRVPSVNLNFTVSAEAFRSAIRQAGVRTVVTSRAFLEKIRLPAELPGPAYLEDLLAELTPLRRLAAAALALAAPAVWLGRARKFEADTPATIIFSSGTTGEPKGVVLSHHNLLSNVEGLMLAFRARRDEALAATLPLFHSFGYTCGVWFPLLAGITAHYHPNPLDSARIAQMIREERCTALFATPTFLLGYLRRAQPEDLRTLRWLITGAEKLRAHVADAFEQRFGIRPLEGYGTTELSPVVALSVPHVRDGDLVETGWKSGSVGRPIPGVALRIVDPTTGAPLPPGETGLLLVRGPNVMTGYLGRPDLTAEVLRDGWYVTGDIASLDEDGFLYIVDRLARFSKIGGEMVPHMVVEEALQRALGEPAEIAVAVTAVPDERRGERLVVLYTDAAGDPSRLHASLEAANLPNLWKPALTDYLRVERIPVTATGKLDVRQLRRLAEKLATSEASRPISGLGA; encoded by the coding sequence ATGACGCCGACGGGTCAGCGTGCGGGCATCTGCAACGGCGGCGCGCCGTCACCGACCGCCGGCGATCTGCGGCTGCCCCGCTCGTTCCACTGGCTGAACGCGACACAGTTTCTTGGCGCGCTGAACGACAACCTCTTCAAGCTGCTGGTCACCTTCGCGGTGATCCGGCTGCTCGGCGAGTCCGCCAGCGAACTCGCGGCCGGTCTGGGTGGCCTGCTCTTTGCGCTTCCGTTCCTGCTCTTTACGCCGGCCGCCGGCGTGCTCGCGGACCGGATCAGCAAGCGCAACATCCTTGTCGGCGCTAAGGCACTGGAAGTCGCCGTGATGCTGGCGGGCGCATTTGCGCTGGCGCAGCAGAGCGCGCCGATGCTGTTCGGCGTGCTGTTCCTGATGTCCGCGCAAAGCGCGCTGTTTGGTCCCGCAAAGTACGGCATCATCCCGGAAATCGCCGGCCGCGAGCGGCTGTCACGCGCGAACAGCCAGATCGTGATGGCCACCTACCTAGCAATCATCATCGGCACGTTCGTGGCGCCTGGTTCGGTACGACTGCTCGGCAACCGCGTCGCGCCGGCCGGATGGATCTGCGTCGCGGTCGCAGTGGCGGGGCTGCTGACCTCGTTCGGGATCGAGCCCACACCGGCGGCCGGCGTGCGGCGCCGGCCCTCCTGGCTGTTCTGGTCCGATGTGATCCGGCCGCTGCGGTCGGTTCGTGAAGACCGCTATCTGCTGCTGGCGATCGCCGGTCTCGCCTACTTCTCCATGGTGGGCGCATACCTGCAACTGAACTTGATTCCCTACGGAATCCGCCACCTCGGATGGAGCGAGGTGGACAGCGGTTTTCTCTTCGTTGGTGCCGCGGTCGGTATCGGGCTTGGCGCGGGCCTCGCGGGATGGTGGTCGGGCCGGAACGTCGAGTTCGGTGTGGTACCGCTCGGCGCGGCGTTGTTGGCCGCCAGCGCGATCGCGATCGGTACCACGGCCCGTCCCGCCGTCGCGGCGGTGTCTGCGGTAACCGCCGGCATTGGCGCCGGACTGTTCGTGGTGCCGCTGGAGGCCTTCGTGCAGATGCGTTGCCCGCGGGACCGGCTCGGCGGCGTGCTCGCCGCGAACAACTTCCTCAGCTGGATCGGCGTGCTCGCGGGTTCGGGCCTTCTGCTCGCGATGCACCGGTGGGCCGGCCTGCCGGTCGCGCGCGGTTTCCAGGCGGTCGGCGCACTGACGCTGCTGCTGACCGCGGTGACGCTGGCCGTGCTTCCGGATTTTCTTGCAAGGTTCGCCGCGGTGGTGGTCACTCGCACGGTCTATCGCGTGCGCGCACTGGGTCTGGAAAATCTGCCGATCGAGGGTGGCGCGCTGCTGGTCGCAAATCACGTCAGTTATCTCGACGCGCTCCACATGCTGGCCTGTCAGCAGCGCCGCATCCGCTTTCTGATGCATCGTCCGATCTACGAGCAGCATCCGCTGCGGCCGATCTTCCGGCTGATGGGCTGCATTCCGATCGCGCCCGACGACCCGCCGCGCCGTCTCGTCGCCGCGTTGCGGGAAGCACGGGAGGCGCTGGACCGCGGTTTCCTTGTCTGCGTGTTCGCCGAAGGGGCACTGACGCGGTCCGGCTTCATGACCGCATTCCGTCCCGGCTTTGAACGCATCGTGCGAGGCAGTCAGCACCCGGTGATTCCAGTGTATCTCGGCGGCACGTGGGGTAGCGTGTTCAGCCGCTACCGACCGCGCGACCATGCGCGGGTGCCGGTGCGCTTCCCTCGCCAGGTCACCGTCGTGTTCGGTCGGCCGATGTCCCCCGACTCCACCGCCGCAGAAGTTCGCGCGGCGGTGCAGGAGCTGTCGGTCGTGTATTTCAACGACCTCAAACCGCGCCGCCGACCACTCGGTCACGCATGGGTTCGCGCGGCTCGGCGCAACTGGCGACGCATAGTGATGACGGACACGCTCGGCCGGCGATTGACCGGCGGCCGCGCGCTGATCGCCAGCATCGCGCTCGCGCGCCAGCTTGCTCCGCGGGTTCGCGGCCATCCGGCGGTCGGCGTGCTGCTGCCTCCCAGTGTCGGGGGCGCCCTCGCAAACTTGGCGCTGGCGCTGCTGCGAGTGCCGTCGGTCAACCTCAACTTCACGGTCTCGGCCGAGGCGTTCCGCTCCGCGATCCGTCAGGCCGGCGTGCGCACTGTGGTGACATCGCGCGCCTTTCTGGAAAAAATCCGGCTGCCGGCTGAGCTGCCCGGACCCGCGTACCTTGAGGATCTGCTGGCGGAGCTCACGCCACTGCGCCGGCTGGCAGCTGCCGCGCTCGCGCTGGCCGCCCCAGCCGTCTGGCTGGGCCGGGCGCGAAAGTTCGAGGCGGACACTCCGGCCACCATCATCTTTTCCTCCGGCACCACCGGCGAGCCGAAAGGCGTCGTGTTGAGCCACCACAACCTCCTGTCGAACGTGGAGGGCCTGATGCTCGCGTTCCGCGCGCGGCGCGACGAGGCGCTCGCCGCGACGCTGCCCCTGTTCCACTCGTTCGGGTATACCTGCGGCGTGTGGTTTCCGCTGCTGGCGGGCATCACCGCGCACTACCATCCCAACCCGCTCGACTCGGCGCGCATCGCGCAGATGATTCGCGAGGAACGCTGCACGGCGCTCTTCGCGACGCCCACGTTCCTGCTGGGGTACCTGCGCCGCGCCCAGCCGGAGGATCTGCGCACCCTCCGCTGGCTCATCACCGGCGCCGAAAAACTGCGGGCCCACGTCGCCGACGCCTTCGAACAGCGCTTCGGCATCCGGCCGCTCGAAGGCTACGGCACCACTGAGCTGTCGCCAGTCGTCGCACTGAGCGTCCCGCACGTGAGGGACGGGGATCTGGTGGAAACCGGTTGGAAGAGCGGCAGCGTCGGTCGGCCGATCCCCGGGGTCGCGCTGCGCATTGTCGACCCCACCACCGGTGCACCGCTGCCGCCGGGCGAGACCGGCCTGCTGCTGGTTCGCGGCCCGAACGTCATGACCGGCTACCTCGGCCGGCCCGATCTCACCGCGGAAGTATTGCGCGACGGCTGGTACGTGACCGGGGACATCGCCTCCCTCGACGAGGACGGATTCCTGTACATCGTGGACCGCCTTGCCCGCTTCAGCAAAATCGGCGGCGAGATGGTCCCGCACATGGTGGTCGAAGAAGCGCTCCAGCGCGCGTTAGGGGAACCGGCCGAGATCGCAGTGGCAGTGACCGCGGTGCCGGACGAACGCCGGGGGGAGCGCCTGGTGGTGCTCTACACCGATGCGGCCGGCGATCCAAGCCGGCTGCATGCCAGCCTCGAAGCCGCGAATCTTCCCAATCTCTGGAAGCCCGCATTGACCGACTACCTGCGGGTCGAGCGGATCCCGGTCACAGCGACCGGCAAGCTCGACGTCCGACAGCTGCGCCGGCTCGCGGAGAAGTTGGCGACGAGCGAGGCGTCACGCCCTATCAGCGGTCTTGGCGCCTGA
- a CDS encoding PEGA domain-containing protein — protein sequence MMRAVAIWLGLVIAAYGATSVDQALYGPEMMALRAAISNELAAAESRTREGRAQVLRQALADWETELAERRRTRNIRGIAVAEDARMALQRMLEELEKTGRVEWPSSLRRELTEPFQRLRDRMEGAERTGADLVAAAERAALERFRTAASRVGVSLPQEPDALRARFHAWLREPPPSPPAAAPGTAPVARSEAEPPIAAAPRRTEPPEFFAQSRPGADWIDVGIWRAESRGPDVYEITVFGPAGERRGEKSNPVLGRTTAWSWRQNREVMPGAYSWRLRRLGTADVVDVIEWPSPSNDGRLIFRTRMPSRLPAETAFEVQYSTSRLVSVDIRTDPPGALIEINGQPHREGLREVRTPATVHVVPGTISMKLSLDGYQDAVAPALRVDSNRTITVKLAPLKDLPGRTVTVDAQSVWTDSGIAVRRGDRVRLSIEGEWSCGARGEMTGPQGYDPRDLRFSHYYLAGSGAPKQLESAPYGALLVRIGTNSPMAVAGSRGFVASAEGPLLFDINESTDPSHRRNNRGALKLKISVQPGGAP from the coding sequence ATGATGCGCGCAGTCGCGATCTGGCTGGGGCTGGTCATTGCCGCCTACGGCGCAACAAGCGTGGACCAAGCGCTATACGGCCCGGAGATGATGGCACTGCGAGCAGCCATCTCGAACGAGCTCGCGGCCGCGGAGTCGCGCACGCGTGAAGGGCGGGCCCAGGTGCTTCGACAGGCGCTTGCGGACTGGGAGACTGAGCTGGCGGAACGCAGACGCACCCGGAACATCCGCGGCATTGCCGTCGCGGAGGACGCTCGTATGGCACTGCAACGAATGCTCGAGGAACTCGAGAAGACCGGGCGCGTCGAATGGCCCTCTTCGCTGCGCCGCGAGCTCACTGAGCCGTTCCAGCGCCTCCGCGACCGTATGGAAGGGGCAGAGCGGACCGGGGCCGACCTCGTGGCGGCAGCGGAGCGAGCAGCGCTGGAACGGTTCCGAACGGCGGCGTCGCGGGTCGGCGTCTCGCTCCCACAGGAGCCGGACGCGCTCCGCGCGCGCTTTCACGCATGGCTGCGCGAGCCGCCGCCCTCTCCTCCAGCCGCAGCGCCCGGAACTGCGCCGGTCGCCCGCTCCGAGGCCGAGCCGCCAATCGCCGCGGCTCCGAGACGGACCGAGCCACCAGAGTTCTTCGCGCAATCCCGTCCGGGCGCCGACTGGATCGATGTGGGGATCTGGCGAGCAGAGTCGCGGGGCCCCGATGTCTATGAAATCACGGTCTTTGGCCCGGCAGGTGAGCGACGGGGCGAAAAGAGCAATCCCGTTCTGGGCCGTACGACTGCGTGGTCGTGGCGCCAAAATCGCGAGGTGATGCCCGGCGCTTATTCTTGGCGGCTGCGCCGCCTGGGTACGGCGGACGTGGTCGACGTCATCGAATGGCCCTCGCCGTCGAACGACGGCCGGCTCATCTTCCGCACGCGCATGCCCTCCCGCTTGCCCGCAGAGACCGCGTTCGAGGTCCAGTACTCCACCTCCAGGCTCGTCTCAGTCGACATCCGAACCGACCCTCCTGGCGCACTGATCGAAATCAACGGTCAACCTCACCGCGAAGGACTTCGGGAAGTGCGTACGCCCGCCACGGTCCATGTGGTGCCCGGTACCATTTCCATGAAGCTGTCGCTGGACGGCTACCAGGACGCCGTCGCACCGGCGCTGCGCGTGGACTCAAACCGAACGATCACGGTAAAACTCGCTCCGCTGAAGGACCTGCCCGGCCGTACGGTCACCGTGGATGCGCAAAGCGTCTGGACGGATTCCGGCATCGCGGTGCGCCGTGGCGACCGTGTCCGTCTTTCCATTGAAGGCGAATGGAGCTGCGGAGCACGGGGCGAGATGACCGGTCCGCAAGGGTACGATCCGCGCGATCTGCGCTTCAGCCACTATTACCTTGCCGGCTCGGGCGCCCCCAAACAGTTGGAGTCGGCACCCTATGGCGCACTGCTGGTGCGGATTGGAACGAACAGCCCGATGGCGGTCGCCGGCAGTCGGGGGTTCGTCGCATCCGCCGAAGGCCCCCTGCTCTTCGACATCAACGAGTCGACCGACCCTTCGCACCGCCGCAACAACCGGGGTGCACTGAAGCTGAAGATCAGCGTGCAGCCCGGCGGCGCCCCGTGA
- a CDS encoding putative porin, giving the protein MEWRETKVGDSTVRWRLRLREEFQLETEEGWTLALGLATGRRGDPRDPDWLFGDRDGQLLIRPSPAWVRWRPQRRDMPSLTAGRMPMPLLRVNDLIFDGDWHPLGASLESQLGEATSLLRSHAGTFWLADMGAPSWRLHTGQIAWDRAPSRDWRTLVGASVVWHVDAEERSPPIAPPHAVGNTLRSDLPGDPSRLATDFHLIEGFALVTWDPWLPVSMCAQGVVNTAASAERTGWLIGVSAGAARAVRGVEAGWSYRELRADAVPASLADSDFGGTALHAHRIHIRWQPLRNLWLTLAWRSTRPLSSRGPPPTELWQADLLLRF; this is encoded by the coding sequence ATGGAGTGGCGCGAAACGAAGGTCGGAGATTCCACGGTTCGATGGCGGCTCCGACTTCGAGAAGAGTTCCAGCTCGAAACCGAGGAGGGCTGGACGCTCGCGCTCGGACTGGCCACCGGCCGGCGGGGCGATCCCCGCGATCCAGACTGGCTCTTCGGCGACCGCGATGGGCAACTGCTGATCCGTCCCTCTCCCGCCTGGGTTCGATGGCGTCCGCAACGCCGAGATATGCCCTCGCTCACCGCAGGGCGTATGCCGATGCCGCTGCTGAGGGTGAACGATCTGATTTTCGACGGAGACTGGCACCCCCTCGGCGCGTCCCTTGAGAGTCAGCTCGGTGAAGCGACGAGTCTCTTACGGTCGCACGCCGGCACGTTTTGGCTGGCGGATATGGGCGCGCCGTCGTGGAGGTTGCACACCGGACAAATCGCGTGGGACCGCGCACCATCGCGCGACTGGCGCACACTGGTCGGCGCCTCGGTGGTTTGGCATGTGGACGCGGAGGAGCGCTCTCCGCCCATCGCTCCGCCGCACGCGGTCGGGAACACCCTCCGCTCCGACCTGCCTGGCGATCCCTCGCGCTTGGCAACAGACTTTCACCTGATCGAGGGCTTTGCGTTGGTCACATGGGATCCATGGTTGCCGGTTTCGATGTGCGCGCAGGGGGTGGTGAACACCGCCGCATCGGCCGAGCGAACGGGTTGGCTCATTGGAGTCTCCGCGGGTGCCGCGCGGGCGGTCCGCGGCGTTGAGGCGGGATGGTCCTACAGGGAGCTGCGCGCCGACGCGGTGCCGGCGAGCCTCGCGGACTCGGACTTCGGCGGCACCGCTCTGCACGCGCACCGCATTCACATTCGATGGCAGCCCCTCAGAAATTTGTGGTTGACGCTGGCCTGGCGGTCCACCCGTCCCCTCTCAAGTCGCGGCCCACCGCCAACCGAGCTCTGGCAGGCCGACCTGCTTCTCCGATTTTGA